A DNA window from Oscarella lobularis chromosome 8, ooOscLobu1.1, whole genome shotgun sequence contains the following coding sequences:
- the LOC136190044 gene encoding uncharacterized protein: MNVCLFFLLVSLGRPTEFLFLRECAAPELEKGARMFIRNEKRRMMGYSSTRTSLRVGVDFLPSRLTTTCIALSLGIVMEEFIEMDLYGDDDPDGLRTVDRDLWEKMQERTFAAWCNDRLKPRRKFINNRLAVDLNDGTLLINLLQVVSGKNLGSYSEKPKDKFEKLANCKLCFDFMKSEGINLVGIGSDNVVHGVQHPKLILGLIWKIILHYQIDKSTTTTTMTTPQDPDSPPHPLLAWVQSKIPEKNVTNFTKDWRSGVNIAALVNAIQPGLCPEHETMNETRAVENARLAMERAHSHLSVPMVLDPSDLVDKNNNRCCVMTYVSLLRDAKVPNDSTEVFGAEGHLATMTDFKAFIDVRASVETAKVYHQTEAMEVMHAVLCNEECSLDSMVSSLAHSYFNEQVNLKFNQASSVLIPLFNAPRSDVVFCTEATYLFNECHVDSSRIACIDDVNLTSLQNDGRLKLTLVDHNRLSSNQKHLVRDVVEILDHHQDETEDVYEPTLPIWVDPDVTCTATLIAECYLDQMPQLLENNPEIIVLLLGTILYTTKNLTITQERDREVVGRLSEMTNVDCDALLQQLLRHDRHHEGRRFLTAYDILRRDYDDAVETPRNIRSGASLLGESVEEFLARSDARDALIRFVKEKDLALLILMSSSHDEKCQMSVHGNDEQLVEKVVEYLSKRDDLELSPADEVGGVLVYYTGNSQRNVVLSHVIDFLKGFSSSPPLTDVIINEYSNVMWLSGHHHHDDIPIIVCAACRLPERSRPDYDTIMQHLYSFCFDFVNKLRCRKFIAVYLYGGTSGKDVDKFGWMRQWYFMLTKKFQRKVKDVYLVHCGKWTERLLRLTGLFMNHKLYEKMTFSATIEELSHFIDVHQINFPEAVLMEDNEIVERGDL, translated from the exons ATGaatgtttgtttgttttttcttcttgtgaGCCTAGGTAGACCGACggagtttctttttttacgTGAATGTGCTGCGCCTGAGCTAGAGAAAGGCGCCCGTATGTTTATCAGGAATGAAAAGCGGAGGATGATGGGCTACTCATCTACTCGGACGTCATTGCGTGTAGGAGTCGATTTCTTACCTTCCCGGCTTACGACAACCTGTATCGCACTCTCGCTGGGCATCGTCATGGAAGAATTCATCGAAATGGACTTATACGGGGACGATGATCCCGATGGTCTTCGAACAGTCGATCGGGATCTATGGGAAAAGATGCAAGAACGCACGTTCGCCGCCTGGTGCAACGATCGTCTCAAACCGCGCCGGAAGTTTATCAACAATCGACTCGCCGTCGATCTGAATGACGGAACGCTTCTCATCAATTTACTCCAAGTCGTTTCCGGAAAGAATTTGGGTTCCTATAGCGAAAAACCCAAAGAcaaattcgaaaaattaGCCAATTGTAAGTTGTGTTTCGACTTCATGAAGAGCGAAGGCATCAATCTCGTCGGAATTG GAAGCGATAACGTCGTTCATGGAGTCCAACATCCCAAGCTCATTCTCGGTCTTATCTGGAAAATCATTCTCCACTATCAAAtcgacaaatcgacgacgacgacgacgatgacgacgccacAGGACCCGGATTCGCCGCCCCACCCACTTCTCGCATGGGTCCAGTCAAAGATACcggagaaaaacgtcacgaATTTCACGAAAGACTGGCGAAGCGGCGTCAATATCGCTGCACTTGTCAACGCCATCCAACCGGGTCTCTGTCCCGAGCACGAAACGATGAACGAGACAAGGGCTGTGGAAAACGCGCGACTTGCTATGGAACGAGCTCATTCTCATCTCAGCGTACCAATG GTGTTAGATCCGTCTGATTTGGTTGATAAGAACAACAATCGCTGCTGTGTGATGACGTACGTCTCACTTTTGAGAGACGCTAAAGTCCCGAACGATTCCACGGAAGTGTTTGGAGCCGAAGGGCATCTCGCGACGATGACCGACTTCAAAGCGTTTATCGACGTTCGCGCGTCCGTTGAAACGGCGAAAGTCTACCATCAA ACCGAAGCGATGGAAGTCATGCACGCTGTCCTATGCAACGAAGAGTGCAGTCTCGACTCCATGGTCTCGTCACTGGCTCATTCCTACTTCAACGAACAG GTGAATCTAAAATTCAACCAAGCGTCGTCCGTTCTGATTCCTCTCTTCAATGCGCCTCGttccgacgtcgttttctgcaCCGAAGCGACGTATCTATTCAACGAATGCCACGTCGATTCGTCACGAATCGCCtgcatcgatgacgtcaatctgacgtcactccaAAACGACGGACGACTCAAATTGACGCTCGTCGATCACAATCGACTATCGTCGAATCAAAAGCATCTCGTAcgggacgtcgtcgaaattctcgATCATCATCAAGACGAAACGGAAGACGTCTACGAGCCTACTTTGCCTATTTGGGTCGACCCGGATGTCACGTGCACGGCGACTCTCATCGCGGAATGCTATCTCGATCAAATGCCCCAATTGCTCGAAAACAATCCCGAAATAATTGTTCTCCTACTCGGAACAATTCTCTACACAACGAAAAATCTGACAATAACACAGGAACGAGATCGCGAAGTCGTCGGACGACTCAGCGAAATGACAAACGTCGATTGCGATGCTCTTCTACAACAATTGCTTCGTCACGATCGCCATCACGAGGGACGACGTTTTTTGACAGCCTACGACATTCTACGTCGCGATTATGATGACGCCGTTGAAACGCCGAGAAATATTCGTTCCGGTGCATCGTTATTGGGAGAATCTGTTGAAGAATTTCTCGCTCGTTCTGATGCTCGTGACGCTCTGATACGTTTTGTTAAGGAGAAAGACTTGGCTCTACTCATTCTCATGTCTTCCTCCCATGATGAAAAATGTCAGATGAGTGTTCACGGAAATGACGAGCAATTGGTTGAAAAAGTCGTTGAATATTTGTCGAAAAGAGATGATTTGGAGTTGAGTCCTGCTGATGAAGTCGGAGGCGTTCTTGTCTACTACACGGGGAATTCGCAAAGGAATGTCGTTCTATCACACGTCATTGATTTTCTCAAGggattttcttcatctccGCCTTTGACGGACGTGATTATTAATGAATACAGCAATGTCATGTGGCTGTCTG gacatcatcatcatgatGACATTCCTATTATTGTCTGTGCGGCGTGTCGTCTTCCAGAACGAAGTAGGCCTGATTATGATACTATCATGCAACATCTCTACAG TTTCTGCTTTGATTTTGTCAATAAATTGCGCTGTAGGAAATTTATTGCTGTTTACTTGTACGGAGGTACGAGTGGAAAAGATGTTGATAAATTCGGTTGGATGAGACAGTGGTATTTCATGCTAACAAAAAA atttcaAAGGAAAGTGAAAGACGTGTATCTCGTTCATTGCGGAAAATGGACTGAACGATTGCTCAGACTCACCGGTCTTTTTATGAA TCACAAGCTTTacgagaaaatgacgttttctGCTACTATTGAAGAACTCAGTCATTTCATTGACGTACATCAAATCAATTTCCCGGAGGCCGTACTTAT GGAGGACAATGAAATTGTTGAAAGAGGGGATTTGTGA